In one Candidatus Ozemobacteraceae bacterium genomic region, the following are encoded:
- a CDS encoding type IV toxin-antitoxin system AbiEi family antitoxin, translated as MGRTRAPFEMRDLVEQALAALERTTGMKGAIEKSPPKPGDRHGCLLVRLEGNDIGHIFLAECRATVDRIGALAEIRARGEHPQYRSILVTGHLTSALADACRKLDLPFIDTSGNAFVNAPGFYIFTRGNPRNSPHAQTTARNAINATSLRLLFTLLCDRDARNTSYRTMAEKAGISLGAVSISIQRLRHTGHILRAAPGAIEIDTRRCFDAWVNMYPGILRPKLHARRFTCRDINWYTNADVREVNACWSGEVAADKLLRILKPARQTIYLPPDSMEEGMEKLIRRHRLVPDPKGFIELLPAFWNFSLDSRHPDIAPAILVYADLLSSLDPRNIEIARKLYEAKIEHDLQA; from the coding sequence ATGGGACGCACCAGGGCGCCTTTTGAAATGCGAGACCTCGTCGAACAGGCGCTCGCGGCCCTCGAGCGCACGACAGGCATGAAAGGCGCGATCGAGAAATCTCCCCCCAAGCCGGGTGATCGCCATGGCTGTCTCCTGGTTCGTCTCGAAGGAAACGATATCGGGCACATCTTTCTCGCGGAGTGCCGGGCGACCGTCGACAGAATCGGCGCCCTCGCCGAAATACGGGCACGGGGCGAACATCCGCAATACCGGAGCATCCTCGTCACCGGTCATCTGACCTCTGCTCTGGCAGACGCCTGCCGAAAGCTGGATCTTCCGTTCATCGACACCTCGGGCAATGCCTTCGTGAATGCGCCCGGGTTCTATATCTTCACGCGAGGCAATCCCAGAAACAGCCCCCATGCACAAACCACCGCCAGGAATGCGATCAATGCAACGTCGTTACGCCTGCTGTTCACGCTCCTGTGCGACCGCGACGCCCGCAACACGTCATACCGCACAATGGCGGAAAAAGCCGGCATCTCGCTCGGCGCCGTCAGTATTTCCATTCAGAGGCTCCGCCACACGGGGCATATCCTCCGGGCGGCGCCCGGCGCCATCGAGATCGATACCCGGCGTTGTTTTGACGCATGGGTGAATATGTATCCGGGTATTCTTCGGCCCAAACTGCATGCCCGGCGATTCACCTGCAGAGATATCAATTGGTATACAAACGCCGACGTGCGCGAGGTGAACGCCTGCTGGAGCGGCGAGGTTGCCGCCGACAAACTTCTGAGAATCCTCAAACCAGCCCGCCAGACGATCTATCTGCCTCCGGATTCGATGGAAGAAGGCATGGAAAAGCTCATTCGCCGGCATCGCCTGGTTCCCGATCCGAAGGGGTTCATCGAGCTCCTGCCGGCATTCTGGAACTTCAGCCTCGACTCCCGTCACCCGGATATCGCACCGGCGATTCTCGTCTATGCCGACCTTTTGTCGAGTCTCGATCCCAGAAACATCGAGATCGCCAGAAAACTCTACGAAGCGAAGATCGAACATGACCTTCAAGCTTGA
- a CDS encoding SAM-dependent methyltransferase: MAFDTETRNRLSRMVGAARTLLTEEFTRQLQEVHGIQPDGTVTGLERLTHLSDGERAASRALRDRVAHLAAGRETAKGAYAEAVDRVIREQAFTVLNRFAALRMAEERRLVEESVREGYRSKGFQVYLKIAGTALGTHYQRYCAYLSCLCDEISVDLGVLFDRHSPMGLLFPREPALLALLELIDAADLKHLWAEDETIGWIYQYFNSREERKAMRDASAAPRNSRELAVRNQFFTPRYVVQFLTDNTLGRIWYEMRKGNTRLAEACEFLVVRPGEAWEPRSMKDPRDLRLLDPACGSGHFLLYAYDLLAIMYEEAWNDPEAPASESTGKPLREEYPTLEALRAAVPGLILGRNLHGVDIDPRCAQIAQLSLWLRAQRSFRDAGLSRAARPLIRRTNVVVAEPMPGDAALVEEFAGTLDPPLLGALFKNIVTEMQLAGELGLLLKIEASIAGAVAEARSQFAAREREKKKGYLPGFEPERAQGELDFSGIDDQRFFEFLEPRLVEALHTFVSSAAAEAAGTRRRLFADDALQGLGLVETAGKTYDVVLMNPPFGACASTAKKTFEKSWPKTKNDVYAAFVERGIDLLHPRARLGAITSRTGFFLSSFQKWREEVILPKAPPAVFADLGHGVLDNAMVEVAAYCLEKSIIQ; the protein is encoded by the coding sequence ATGGCATTCGATACCGAGACGCGGAACCGGCTGAGCCGGATGGTGGGGGCGGCGCGAACACTGTTGACCGAGGAGTTCACGCGGCAGTTGCAGGAAGTCCACGGGATCCAGCCGGACGGGACGGTGACGGGGCTGGAGCGGCTGACGCACCTGTCGGACGGGGAGCGGGCGGCGAGTCGGGCCCTGCGCGACCGGGTGGCGCACCTGGCGGCGGGGCGCGAGACGGCGAAGGGCGCGTATGCCGAGGCGGTCGACCGGGTGATCCGGGAGCAGGCGTTCACGGTGCTGAACCGGTTCGCCGCCCTGCGGATGGCCGAGGAGCGGCGGCTGGTCGAGGAGAGCGTGCGCGAGGGCTACCGGTCGAAGGGGTTCCAGGTTTACCTGAAGATCGCCGGAACGGCTCTCGGGACGCATTACCAGCGGTACTGCGCCTACCTCTCCTGCCTCTGCGACGAGATCTCGGTCGATCTGGGCGTGCTGTTCGACCGCCACTCCCCGATGGGCCTGCTGTTCCCGCGCGAGCCGGCCCTGCTCGCCCTGCTCGAGCTGATCGACGCCGCCGACCTGAAGCACCTCTGGGCCGAGGACGAAACCATCGGCTGGATCTACCAGTATTTCAACTCGCGGGAAGAGCGCAAAGCCATGCGCGACGCCTCGGCCGCCCCGCGCAACAGCCGCGAGCTCGCCGTCCGCAACCAGTTCTTCACCCCCCGCTACGTCGTCCAGTTCCTCACCGACAACACCCTCGGCCGGATCTGGTACGAGATGAGAAAGGGAAACACCCGCCTGGCCGAGGCCTGCGAGTTCCTGGTCGTCCGGCCCGGCGAAGCCTGGGAACCCCGGTCGATGAAGGACCCGCGGGATCTGCGCCTGCTCGACCCGGCGTGCGGCTCGGGGCATTTTCTGCTGTATGCATACGATCTGCTGGCGATCATGTACGAGGAGGCCTGGAACGACCCGGAGGCACCCGCGAGCGAGTCGACGGGGAAGCCGTTGCGCGAGGAGTATCCGACGCTCGAAGCCCTGCGCGCGGCCGTGCCGGGGCTGATCCTGGGCCGGAACCTGCACGGGGTCGACATCGACCCGCGGTGCGCCCAGATCGCCCAGCTCTCGCTCTGGCTGAGGGCCCAGCGGTCGTTCCGGGACGCGGGGCTGAGCCGGGCGGCCCGGCCGCTGATCCGGCGGACGAACGTCGTGGTCGCCGAGCCGATGCCGGGCGACGCGGCGCTCGTCGAGGAGTTCGCCGGAACGCTCGACCCGCCCCTGCTGGGCGCCCTGTTCAAAAACATCGTTACGGAAATGCAGCTCGCCGGGGAGCTCGGTCTGCTGTTGAAGATCGAGGCGTCGATCGCCGGGGCCGTCGCGGAGGCGCGGAGCCAGTTCGCCGCCCGCGAGCGGGAGAAGAAGAAGGGCTACCTGCCCGGCTTCGAACCGGAGCGGGCCCAGGGCGAGCTGGACTTTTCGGGCATCGACGACCAGCGGTTCTTCGAGTTTCTCGAGCCCCGGCTCGTCGAGGCGTTGCACACCTTCGTCTCGTCGGCCGCGGCCGAGGCGGCCGGGACGCGCCGGCGGCTGTTCGCCGACGACGCCCTGCAGGGCCTCGGCCTCGTCGAGACGGCCGGGAAAACATACGATGTGGTATTGATGAATCCCCCGTTCGGGGCCTGCGCCTCGACGGCCAAAAAAACGTTCGAGAAGAGCTGGCCGAAAACGAAGAACGACGTCTACGCCGCCTTCGTCGAGCGGGGCATCGACCTCCTCCACCCCCGCGCCCGCCTCGGCGCCATCACCTCCCGCACCGGCTTCTTCCTCTCGAGCTTCCAGAAATGGCGCGAGGAGGTCATCCTCCCCAAGGCCCCGCCCGCCGTCTTCGCCGACCTCGGCCACGGCGTCCTCGACAACGCCATGGTAGAAGTCGCCGCCTACTGCCTGGAAAAGAGTATTATACAATGA